Part of the Bacteriovorax sp. BAL6_X genome, CAGTATTACTTTATTACGTTAATACAAATATCAAGGTTGCCTAGGGTGTTTCGTACATCTTGGGCAGTCATTGAGAAGAAGAGATCTTTTAGTCTCTTATGGATAGTTCCACTTGTTTCAAATCTTTCATCATCAGTTGAATCAAACTTAAAGGCTTCTTTAAACGATTGCCAGAACTTTTCCTCAACACATGCCATAACAACAAATTCATGATCTTTTGTCTGATAGATATTGTAGCAAGGGTATAGTCCATTATGGAGAAACTTGTGATCTGTCTCTCTAATAGATTTAGGCCAGAAAGCATCAAAAACTTCTTGAGTTGACTCGTATAAGTAAGACTCAATGATTTGTACATCCTTAGTCTCTTGTGCCTTAAACATTGCACCTAGGAGATCAAAGGCCATTTTTTGTCCAAAGTTAATACCTGCAAGAGGTAAAAACGGAGGAGCGACATCTTCAATTGAGTTGATATTTCTTAGATGAAGACTTAGAAGACCTGTCATTGCTAGGGCATTCAAGTCATGCATATGGCTCATATGCTCTTTTGATGCCTTCGGAATAACGATTCCGTAACTGTGTTTTACTGTTTCTTCAATTGTTTTAACAGAGATCCCAAGCTTGTCTTGAATCTTTCCTGGAATTCCCATAATGATTCCATCTGCTTCAAAAACAAGTTTTTGAATCTCTTTAATATCTTCTTCACTTTTAAAATCGAAGCGCTTTACCGTTTTACATTCATTTAACTCTTCGTACCATTTAGGAAATGAGTTATCCATTTCAGCAAAGAGGCCATAGATAAAAGGATCTTTAAATTTTGCATCTTCAATCTTAATGACATTTGCACCAAGGCCTGCAAGAAGTTTTCCTGCTAGAGGCCCTGGTAGGCGGTGTGAAAAATCAATGATTGTTTTACCTGCAAGTGGCCTTCCCTGAGTATTACTCATTCGCTTGGCCTTTTGCCTGGTTTGGCTTTAGAGTTTCAATGAAGCTATCTAGGCCTTCTCCAGTCATCTCACATTCATTAGTTCCACAAATTTCCCATCTCTGTCCTTTATCTTCATGGAAGTCAAAAACAAATCTTGGTAGGAAGTAGCAAATAAAGCCTGCGAATTCTTGGTTTTGAAGCCACTCTTTTGGACACTTTATAACCTTGTAGGCATTTGCTGGATAACTAAGTGCTCTAAGCCCTTCACCTGAGCCAGCTGGATTCTTTAGAACATCTTGTGTGGTATTTTCCATTAGTGGTCTAATCTCTTCAAGCATATCGATATCACTAAATAGAACACTAGCACGTCTGATTAACTTAATGAGTGTCGAAACAGGTGACTTAAATGATTGATCAAAGCTTGTAAAATTCTGATTTGGATATAGCTCCATATCATTATCTCTTAGGGCGCGTGTTTTAAGGCGGCCATCTACTAAGAACTCTTTTAAGATAAAACCTAGTGTGTCTTTTAGATTTGCCTTAAAGACTGGGTTTCCACTAAGCTCATAAATTCTAAGTTGTGCTTCAGCAAAGAGAACATAGTCCTCTAGTAGTGAAGCACCAACTGGACGAGTTGTTGTATGGCGTAGTCGCATTCCATTTGGCGTTGTTTCTAAGAACTTTTTATAAGTACCTTCGACGACACGATTAAATAACATACTTGCTGCATTTCTAATGGCAGGTACTTGAGTGTATTGCATAACATCTGATAGGGCCGTGATCATGTGAAAGTTCCAACTAGCGATCCCTTTATTATCTGTCATAGGAGGAATGCGAAGCTTTCTTTCATTAAGTAGGGCCTTCTTTGCATTTCTAATTAGATCCCATGATTCACTTGTGAAGATCTCTTGAGCTTTATTATGATTAATTGTTAGAACATTAAGTCCTGAATCAAAATTACCCTTTTGAGTAATACCAAACCAGTCTTTAAGTTTATCAAGGTTTTTTGTTAATGACTCATCTTCTGTATCAAATCTTCCTAGAGCATCTTCAAACTCTTGTTCTGTATATGTAAAGTAAAGTCCTTCAACGCCTTCACTATCAGCATCCTGTGCAGAGAAGAAGAAGTTCTCGTCTTCATTTAGCATTTCAGATTTTAGGTACTCAAGCGTATTAAAGATCCCGTCGAAAACAAGTGGTGAAGGGTAGAGCATACTCGCTTTTGCAAGAAGCTTCAAAAGACCAGCTTGATCATAAAGCATCTTTTCAAAATGTGGAACTGTCCATTTATTGTCAGTACTGTAGCGGTGTAGACCACCACGTACTTGATCGTAAACACCACCCATCAACATTCTTTCTAAAGATTTAACAATGTGCTCACCATGCTCTTTTTTTACAACACCTTCAAGCATTTGCTCAATGGCCCATTCATAGAAAGCAAGTTGAGGAAATTTTGGAGCTTCACCAAAACCACCATTTTCTTCATCTTTAAATTTATCAAGAACATCGAGAACTGAGTTTGGATGAGGAAAGTGACCTTGAAAATCAACATTCTCTGGCGAAATGAAGCCTTTTTCAATTGCATCAAATGCTTTGTTAGCATTCTCTGTAACAGTTGCATTATCATCATTATATGCTCTAACTAGCTCCGCTAAAACTTCCATAAATGGAGTTGCTTTACCCTTAGCTTCTTTTGGAAAATATGTTCCAACAAAGAACGGTTTTAGGTTTGGAAGTAGGAAGGCACTTAAAGGCCAGCCGCCACCATTTGTAAATAATTGACATGCTTGCTGGTAGTAATTATCAATATCAGGATGTTCTTCTCTATCAACTTTAATATTGATAAAGTTCTCATTTAGATATTTTGCAGTTTCTTCATCACAGAAAGACTCTTCGGCCATTACATGGCACCAGTGACAAGAGCTGTATCCAATTGAAAGGAAGATAGGCTTATTTTCCTCAGTTGCACGAGAAAGGGCCTCTGGTCCCCAAGGATACCAGTGAACTGGATTGTCTTTGTGTTGCTTTAGGTATGTTGATGATTCATCTTTTAATCGGTTAAATCCAATATCTGTCATTCTTACTCCTCAAATTTATATATCTATTATGCGTGAAATATTTAAAAATTAAAGGATAACCTCCCAAAATCCTGTAATTAAATGAATGTTTTTGAAATTATTTCCAGTGCTGCGCATTATAATTTTCTTTTAACTAGACGAGCAGGTTCAATAGCGGTAAAAGACCATCATATGAAAGCACCGAGTG contains:
- a CDS encoding thioredoxin domain-containing protein; the protein is MTDIGFNRLKDESSTYLKQHKDNPVHWYPWGPEALSRATEENKPIFLSIGYSSCHWCHVMAEESFCDEETAKYLNENFINIKVDREEHPDIDNYYQQACQLFTNGGGWPLSAFLLPNLKPFFVGTYFPKEAKGKATPFMEVLAELVRAYNDDNATVTENANKAFDAIEKGFISPENVDFQGHFPHPNSVLDVLDKFKDEENGGFGEAPKFPQLAFYEWAIEQMLEGVVKKEHGEHIVKSLERMLMGGVYDQVRGGLHRYSTDNKWTVPHFEKMLYDQAGLLKLLAKASMLYPSPLVFDGIFNTLEYLKSEMLNEDENFFFSAQDADSEGVEGLYFTYTEQEFEDALGRFDTEDESLTKNLDKLKDWFGITQKGNFDSGLNVLTINHNKAQEIFTSESWDLIRNAKKALLNERKLRIPPMTDNKGIASWNFHMITALSDVMQYTQVPAIRNAASMLFNRVVEGTYKKFLETTPNGMRLRHTTTRPVGASLLEDYVLFAEAQLRIYELSGNPVFKANLKDTLGFILKEFLVDGRLKTRALRDNDMELYPNQNFTSFDQSFKSPVSTLIKLIRRASVLFSDIDMLEEIRPLMENTTQDVLKNPAGSGEGLRALSYPANAYKVIKCPKEWLQNQEFAGFICYFLPRFVFDFHEDKGQRWEICGTNECEMTGEGLDSFIETLKPNQAKGQANE
- a CDS encoding CoA transferase — translated: MSNTQGRPLAGKTIIDFSHRLPGPLAGKLLAGLGANVIKIEDAKFKDPFIYGLFAEMDNSFPKWYEELNECKTVKRFDFKSEEDIKEIQKLVFEADGIIMGIPGKIQDKLGISVKTIEETVKHSYGIVIPKASKEHMSHMHDLNALAMTGLLSLHLRNINSIEDVAPPFLPLAGINFGQKMAFDLLGAMFKAQETKDVQIIESYLYESTQEVFDAFWPKSIRETDHKFLHNGLYPCYNIYQTKDHEFVVMACVEEKFWQSFKEAFKFDSTDDERFETSGTIHKRLKDLFFSMTAQDVRNTLGNLDICINVIK